In Myxococcus stipitatus, the following are encoded in one genomic region:
- a CDS encoding fatty acid desaturase has protein sequence MRAVPQVDSPVPHDLPMTGEPGTSSIAARLRSQFARKVASLGYTSHSLPAGVGHLLLHVALSVAVALGVARLMVAFPRAGWGLYPLAAFFIGTRFRALGNMLHEACHGMFVRGKRHNRLFGHVLAIIDLTALEPYTREHFTHHLHLGDAEKDLDFAPRRRFGFAEAGRPFVRTHLLGPLTLKHLPAFLRPVLFHRTDPWAVTLARWGFLAGLVALAQWGIGWKAFVLFYALPYLVPYQVIRYWSDAVDHAGIIGARDEFHRSRNHLLPWRWLNRVVFPRHDEYHLTHHLFPAVPTAFQGRVHQLLLEDPVYAAREHSFSALLRQG, from the coding sequence ATGCGCGCAGTGCCGCAGGTGGACAGCCCGGTCCCCCATGACTTGCCCATGACGGGCGAGCCGGGGACGTCGTCCATCGCCGCGAGGCTGCGGAGCCAGTTCGCGCGGAAGGTGGCCTCGCTCGGCTACACCTCCCATTCGCTGCCGGCGGGCGTGGGACACCTGCTGCTCCATGTGGCCTTGAGCGTGGCAGTGGCCCTGGGAGTGGCGCGCCTGATGGTGGCATTCCCGCGAGCGGGCTGGGGGCTGTATCCCCTCGCCGCCTTCTTCATCGGCACGCGCTTCCGGGCGCTGGGCAACATGCTGCATGAGGCGTGTCACGGGATGTTCGTGCGCGGCAAGCGCCACAACCGCCTCTTCGGGCACGTGCTGGCCATCATCGACTTGACCGCGCTGGAGCCCTACACGCGCGAGCACTTCACACACCACCTGCACCTGGGGGACGCGGAGAAGGACCTGGACTTCGCGCCCCGGCGCCGCTTCGGCTTCGCGGAGGCCGGACGGCCCTTCGTGAGGACCCACCTGCTGGGGCCGCTGACGTTGAAGCACCTGCCCGCCTTCCTGCGGCCCGTGCTCTTCCACCGCACGGACCCGTGGGCGGTGACGCTGGCGCGCTGGGGCTTCCTCGCGGGGCTCGTGGCGCTGGCGCAGTGGGGCATCGGCTGGAAGGCCTTCGTCCTCTTCTACGCCCTGCCCTATCTGGTGCCCTACCAGGTCATCCGCTACTGGTCCGACGCGGTGGACCACGCGGGCATCATCGGCGCCCGCGATGAATTCCACCGCTCGCGCAACCACCTCCTGCCGTGGAGGTGGCTCAACCGGGTGGTGTTCCCCAGGCACGACGAGTACCACCTGACGCACCACCTGTTCCCCGCGGTGCCCACCGCGTTCCAGGGCCGGGTGCACCAACTGCTGCTGGAGGACCCGGTCTACGCCGCGCGCGAGCACTCCTTCTCCGCGCTGCTTCGGCAGGGCTAG
- a CDS encoding ABC transporter permease: protein MGSLGQLLLMRLRVLLRQPEVLFWSFGFPIITTLVLGMAFRNEALGPVRIAVADGPGASELLVRLKDVPELEARAMDVGEARRLLARGRVALVLMPGGAPPEALVDPSQPEGRTARLLVTQALAAAPDGPRLEAVKATPVSEPGNRYVDFLIPGLLGMSLMSSSLWALSVPLVAMRGGKLLKRLAGTPMSRTYFFLSFLLARTAFAVLEVVFFCLFARWLFGVPMFGGYGAFLAVGLLGSMCFASLALLVSIRARNEESVGGLVNLISMPMMFLSGVFFSSENFPGWMQPFIRALPLTALNDSLRAIMLEGTPVLALGLPMLVLVVWTILPMLVALRWFRWV, encoded by the coding sequence ATGGGCTCGTTGGGACAGTTGTTGCTCATGCGCCTGCGGGTGCTGCTGCGCCAGCCCGAGGTGCTCTTCTGGTCGTTCGGCTTTCCCATCATCACCACCCTGGTGTTGGGGATGGCCTTCCGCAACGAGGCGCTGGGGCCGGTGCGCATCGCCGTCGCGGACGGGCCGGGGGCCTCCGAGCTGCTCGTGCGGCTGAAGGACGTGCCGGAGCTGGAGGCGCGCGCGATGGATGTCGGCGAGGCGCGGCGTCTGCTCGCGCGAGGCCGCGTCGCGCTGGTGCTCATGCCCGGGGGCGCCCCCCCGGAGGCGCTGGTGGACCCGAGCCAGCCCGAGGGCCGCACCGCCCGGCTCCTCGTCACCCAGGCCCTGGCCGCCGCGCCGGACGGTCCACGGCTGGAGGCGGTGAAGGCGACACCGGTGTCGGAGCCGGGCAACCGCTACGTCGACTTCCTCATCCCGGGGCTACTGGGCATGTCGTTGATGTCCTCCAGCTTGTGGGCGCTGTCCGTCCCGCTGGTGGCGATGCGGGGCGGAAAGCTGCTCAAGCGCCTGGCGGGGACGCCGATGTCCCGCACGTACTTCTTCCTGTCATTCCTGCTGGCGCGCACCGCCTTCGCGGTGCTGGAGGTGGTCTTCTTCTGCCTCTTCGCGCGGTGGCTGTTCGGCGTGCCCATGTTCGGCGGATACGGGGCCTTCCTCGCCGTGGGGCTTCTGGGGTCCATGTGCTTCGCGTCCCTGGCGCTGCTCGTGTCCATCCGGGCGCGCAACGAGGAGTCCGTGGGCGGTCTGGTCAACCTCATCTCCATGCCGATGATGTTCCTGTCCGGCGTCTTCTTCTCGTCGGAGAACTTCCCGGGGTGGATGCAGCCCTTCATCCGCGCGCTGCCGCTGACGGCGCTCAATGATTCGCTGCGCGCCATCATGTTGGAGGGGACGCCGGTGCTGGCGCTGGGGCTGCCCATGCTGGTGCTCGTGGTGTGGACAATCCTTCCCATGCTGGTCGCGCTGCGCTGGTTCCGGTGGGTCTGA
- a CDS encoding class I SAM-dependent methyltransferase: MTVSLPSASPSFAQSLHFWARNAANESALLRASLRLGLFDALPVEGGATPRSLETLADATRCSPRGLRALLELLVCLGYASLDDTRRFALAQPAAKFLREPAFVERLQAELPWWEPMGLLDEAVKRGEPVELGGRRWDVLGHFQALFLDEGPPAQTSPEAEDFFDRFTRSGARTQVLITAARLGLLELLASASRTLTELGAATYLSTAGLRVLLEVLARLGLTGQQEGAWGLTAQARELLNDKALSYLVRSLSVSSRYTEALGRLDETVREERFVLDLKDPEVSRRFYADNSQQITAVFASHFQLSRKAAATLAKVRPLEGAAVLDIGTGSGVWGTAFARATPTTHVTYFDQAAVLEQVRANVDRLQVSNRARFWPGDLFTQDFGAAAFDVIILPQVLNVLRPESLPDLFARVARALKPQGVLLIAEYVLNERRDGPLEHLYFGLRRFMTNEGDLLSASEYARLLEAVGLTTSVCIPLPTQEMILAARPGVALPSALAE; encoded by the coding sequence ATGACGGTGTCCCTCCCCTCCGCGAGCCCCTCCTTCGCGCAGTCTCTCCACTTCTGGGCACGCAACGCCGCCAACGAGTCCGCGCTCCTGCGTGCCTCGCTCAGGCTGGGGCTCTTCGACGCACTTCCAGTGGAAGGCGGCGCGACGCCCCGTTCCCTGGAGACACTCGCCGACGCGACGCGCTGCTCGCCGCGAGGGCTGCGTGCGCTGCTCGAGCTGCTGGTGTGTCTGGGATACGCCTCGCTGGACGACACGCGACGCTTCGCGCTGGCGCAGCCGGCGGCGAAGTTCCTCCGGGAGCCGGCCTTCGTGGAGCGACTCCAGGCGGAGCTCCCGTGGTGGGAACCCATGGGCCTGCTCGACGAAGCGGTGAAGCGCGGGGAGCCGGTGGAGCTGGGGGGACGGCGCTGGGATGTGCTCGGACATTTCCAGGCGCTGTTCCTCGACGAGGGGCCTCCGGCGCAGACGAGCCCCGAGGCGGAGGACTTCTTCGACCGCTTCACGCGGAGCGGCGCGCGCACCCAGGTGCTCATCACCGCGGCGCGGCTGGGGCTGCTGGAGCTGTTGGCGTCGGCGTCACGCACGTTGACGGAGCTGGGCGCGGCCACCTACCTGAGCACGGCGGGACTGCGCGTGCTGCTGGAGGTCCTGGCGAGGCTTGGCCTCACCGGACAACAGGAGGGCGCGTGGGGGCTGACGGCCCAGGCGCGCGAGCTCTTGAACGACAAGGCCCTCTCGTACCTGGTGCGCTCGCTCAGCGTGTCCTCGCGCTACACGGAGGCACTGGGGCGGCTGGACGAGACGGTGCGCGAGGAGCGCTTCGTCCTGGACCTGAAGGACCCGGAGGTGAGCCGGCGCTTCTACGCGGACAACTCCCAACAGATTACCGCCGTCTTCGCCTCGCACTTCCAGCTCAGCCGCAAGGCCGCCGCCACGCTCGCCAAGGTGCGCCCCCTGGAGGGCGCGGCGGTGCTGGACATCGGCACGGGCTCCGGCGTCTGGGGCACGGCCTTCGCGCGCGCCACCCCGACGACCCACGTCACCTACTTCGACCAGGCCGCGGTGCTCGAGCAGGTGCGCGCCAACGTGGACCGGCTCCAGGTGTCCAATCGCGCGCGCTTCTGGCCCGGGGACTTGTTCACCCAGGACTTCGGCGCCGCCGCCTTCGACGTCATCATCCTCCCCCAGGTGCTCAATGTGCTGAGGCCCGAGAGCCTCCCGGACCTGTTCGCGCGAGTGGCCCGGGCGCTGAAGCCGCAGGGGGTGCTGCTCATCGCCGAATACGTGTTGAACGAACGGCGGGATGGCCCCCTGGAGCACCTCTACTTCGGCCTGCGGCGGTTCATGACCAACGAGGGGGACCTGCTGTCCGCCTCCGAGTACGCCCGGCTCCTGGAGGCTGTCGGGCTCACCACCTCCGTCTGCATCCCGCTGCCCACGCAGGAGATGATTCTCGCCGCGAGGCCCGGCGTGGCGTTGCCTTCCGCGCTCGCGGAGTGA
- a CDS encoding class I SAM-dependent methyltransferase, with protein sequence MSESSFVQRLNFLARDASNESAALQAAYALGVFTQLGAGAESVPLEELARRVGANARGVRAVVEPLVALGFVLGDEGRGYRLAEATAAFMADETYTARLREALGWWPAVAGLPAAVRTGSPVEGRDVLGWYRALFLQAPASAHGVEAEDFFDRFARNFARTQVLITAAELGVLARLVGATATCDALAAEVGAHPEGVAVLLGVLGHMGVAREAGGRWSFTDVAAKMLDATSLPYFERALPATMAYWEALGHLDEAVRERRFRLDLRQPETARRIYQENASRISGIFVSHLRLSRKAAELAGSLRSLAGARVLDVGTGSGVWGAAFGLADPTTHVTYLDSPHVLDAVRPHLAKLKLDGRSRLWEGDCLSVDYGEAEYDVILLPQIIPALPPESLPGFFAKLARALRPRGLLLISGYLLTDRRDGPLDALYFALRRYVSNEGDVLSLPEFRALLTPVGLTSARGFDLPIQQVVVAHRGEFAWPDDTAAA encoded by the coding sequence ATGTCTGAGTCTTCCTTCGTCCAACGGCTCAACTTCCTGGCTCGCGATGCCAGCAACGAGTCCGCCGCGCTCCAGGCCGCGTATGCGCTGGGGGTGTTCACTCAACTCGGGGCCGGAGCGGAGTCCGTGCCCTTGGAGGAGCTGGCGCGGCGCGTCGGCGCGAATGCCCGAGGGGTGCGCGCCGTCGTGGAGCCCCTGGTGGCCCTGGGGTTCGTCCTTGGGGACGAGGGCCGCGGCTATCGGCTCGCCGAGGCCACGGCGGCCTTCATGGCGGACGAGACGTACACCGCGCGGCTGAGGGAGGCCCTCGGTTGGTGGCCCGCGGTGGCGGGTCTGCCGGCGGCCGTGCGGACGGGGTCTCCGGTGGAGGGGCGGGACGTGCTGGGCTGGTATCGCGCCTTGTTCCTCCAGGCCCCCGCGTCCGCGCATGGCGTGGAGGCGGAGGACTTCTTCGACCGCTTCGCGCGCAACTTCGCGCGCACCCAGGTGCTCATCACCGCGGCGGAGCTGGGGGTGCTGGCGCGGCTGGTCGGAGCCACGGCGACGTGCGACGCGCTCGCAGCCGAGGTGGGCGCGCATCCGGAGGGGGTGGCCGTGCTCCTCGGAGTGCTCGGCCACATGGGCGTCGCCCGCGAGGCGGGTGGCCGATGGTCCTTCACGGACGTGGCGGCGAAGATGTTGGACGCGACGAGCCTGCCGTATTTCGAGCGCGCGTTGCCCGCCACCATGGCGTACTGGGAAGCCTTGGGCCACCTGGACGAAGCGGTGCGGGAGCGGCGCTTCCGGTTGGACTTGCGGCAGCCGGAGACGGCGCGCCGCATCTACCAGGAGAACGCCTCGCGCATCTCCGGCATCTTCGTCTCTCACCTGCGGTTGAGCCGCAAGGCGGCGGAGCTGGCCGGCTCGCTGCGCTCGTTGGCGGGCGCGCGGGTGCTGGACGTCGGCACGGGCTCGGGGGTGTGGGGCGCGGCCTTCGGGCTGGCGGACCCGACGACCCATGTCACCTATCTGGACTCGCCCCACGTGCTGGACGCGGTGCGCCCGCACCTGGCGAAGCTGAAGCTGGATGGCCGCTCGCGGCTGTGGGAGGGGGACTGCCTGTCGGTGGACTACGGCGAGGCCGAGTACGACGTCATCCTCCTGCCGCAAATCATCCCCGCGCTGCCGCCCGAGTCCCTGCCGGGCTTCTTCGCGAAGCTCGCGCGTGCGTTGCGGCCCCGAGGGCTGCTGCTCATCTCGGGCTATCTGCTGACGGACCGCCGGGACGGCCCGCTGGACGCGCTCTACTTCGCGCTGCGGCGGTACGTGTCCAACGAGGGCGACGTGCTCTCCTTGCCGGAGTTTCGCGCCCTGCTGACGCCCGTGGGGCTCACGTCGGCGCGGGGCTTCGACCTGCCCATCCAACAGGTGGTCGTCGCCCACCGGGGCGAGTTTGCATGGCCGGACGACACGGCCGCGGCCTGA
- a CDS encoding outer membrane lipoprotein-sorting protein, translating into MSTSARCLAALLTLLSASAATAEEKAPKPPEAKPAAMSAEDVLRQVDARMALKSDFKSTVRLREKRKDGTEALLEMLVFRRDASRDLLIYITKPRNMAGGGYLRIGRNLWEYDPSVGHWQRTTSRGNIVNTISCEEDFDRSHLLETYEVQDEGEEAAAGTKFRKLLLKVRPGMEASFPQLRIWVDPDYNIVKRVGYAPSGRVLRTDIIRGYQKIKDPAADNRPVFLLREVLEVEEAEGTQLTVRYDEVELAPLSPNIFTKTWLESRFR; encoded by the coding sequence ATGTCGACGTCCGCCCGCTGCCTCGCCGCCCTGCTCACCCTGCTGTCCGCGTCCGCGGCCACGGCCGAGGAGAAGGCCCCCAAACCCCCGGAGGCGAAGCCCGCCGCGATGTCCGCCGAAGACGTGCTCCGGCAGGTGGATGCGCGCATGGCGCTCAAGAGCGACTTCAAGAGCACGGTGCGCCTGCGCGAGAAGCGCAAGGACGGCACCGAGGCGCTCCTGGAGATGCTGGTGTTCCGCCGGGATGCCTCCCGGGACTTGCTCATCTACATCACCAAGCCGCGCAACATGGCGGGGGGCGGCTACCTGCGCATCGGCCGCAACCTGTGGGAGTACGACCCGTCAGTGGGCCACTGGCAGCGCACGACATCGCGAGGCAACATCGTCAACACCATCTCCTGCGAGGAGGACTTCGACCGCTCGCACCTGCTGGAGACCTACGAGGTCCAGGACGAGGGCGAGGAGGCCGCCGCCGGCACGAAGTTCCGCAAGCTCTTGCTGAAGGTGCGTCCGGGCATGGAGGCGTCCTTCCCGCAGCTGCGCATCTGGGTGGACCCCGACTACAACATCGTCAAGCGCGTGGGGTACGCGCCCTCGGGCCGCGTCCTTCGCACCGACATCATCCGCGGCTACCAGAAAATCAAGGACCCGGCCGCGGACAACCGCCCCGTGTTCCTCCTGCGCGAGGTGCTGGAGGTGGAAGAGGCGGAGGGCACGCAGCTCACCGTGCGCTACGACGAGGTGGAGCTGGCGCCGCTCAGCCCCAACATCTTCACGAAGACGTGGCTGGAGAGCCGCTTCCGGTAG
- a CDS encoding pyridoxal phosphate-dependent aminotransferase encodes MELLRSFFMEDYLEGSRFTARYNLGESGGRPVTVGELLSGSGVSPERASDVFLSTLLRDSPNWGRADLRDLVAAMHPGATRENVLITTGTSEALFLLFRQLRPRKVALAWPAFQLLYELPMQQGAEVVKLPVRWDEQGRPSVDANEWLAHLARERPDVVILNTPHNPSGLVLDAGLLDAVAKWADAAGATVVGDEHYRFLSSEDAVLGATVYRPGTRSFVTGSFIKCLGCPGLRIGWCVGDTAMLARMQNEKNYTTHTVNPVTEWLSFEVLKDLNSPALRRAREDWLRNRRTLSAFLERSRTVYGVAPQGGLVTCLGVRDAMAPEVFASRMEALAKAGVFVLPLSAMEAGTPDGAHPLARGHGFRLGLGADPAHFAEALEVLERA; translated from the coding sequence ATGGAACTGCTGCGCTCATTCTTCATGGAGGACTACCTGGAGGGCTCGCGCTTCACCGCGCGCTACAACCTGGGTGAGTCCGGGGGACGTCCCGTCACGGTGGGAGAGCTCCTGTCGGGCTCGGGGGTGAGCCCCGAGCGGGCATCGGACGTGTTCCTGTCCACGCTGCTTCGCGACAGTCCCAACTGGGGGCGCGCGGACCTGCGGGATTTGGTGGCCGCGATGCACCCGGGCGCCACGCGAGAGAACGTCCTCATCACCACGGGCACCAGCGAGGCGCTGTTCCTGCTGTTCCGCCAGCTCCGCCCGCGAAAGGTGGCGTTGGCGTGGCCGGCGTTCCAGCTCCTCTACGAGTTGCCCATGCAGCAGGGCGCGGAGGTGGTGAAGCTTCCCGTGCGCTGGGACGAACAGGGGCGGCCCTCTGTCGATGCCAACGAGTGGTTGGCGCACCTCGCGCGTGAGCGCCCGGACGTCGTCATCCTCAACACGCCCCACAACCCGAGCGGGCTCGTGTTGGACGCGGGGCTGCTGGACGCGGTGGCGAAGTGGGCGGACGCGGCCGGGGCCACGGTGGTGGGTGACGAGCACTACCGCTTCCTGTCATCCGAGGACGCGGTGCTGGGCGCCACGGTGTATCGGCCGGGCACGCGCTCGTTCGTCACGGGCTCGTTCATCAAGTGCCTGGGGTGCCCGGGGCTCCGCATCGGCTGGTGCGTGGGTGACACGGCGATGCTGGCGCGGATGCAGAACGAGAAGAACTACACGACGCACACGGTGAACCCGGTGACGGAGTGGCTCTCCTTCGAGGTGCTCAAGGACCTGAACAGCCCCGCGCTGCGGCGGGCGAGGGAGGACTGGCTGCGCAACCGGCGCACGCTTTCGGCGTTCCTGGAGCGCTCGCGCACCGTCTACGGGGTGGCGCCCCAGGGCGGACTCGTCACCTGCCTTGGCGTGCGCGACGCGATGGCGCCCGAGGTGTTCGCCTCGCGGATGGAGGCGTTGGCGAAGGCGGGCGTCTTCGTGCTGCCCCTGAGCGCGATGGAGGCGGGGACTCCGGACGGTGCCCATCCCCTGGCGCGGGGGCATGGCTTCCGTCTGGGATTGGGCGCGGACCCGGCGCACTTCGCGGAGGCGCTGGAGGTGCTGGAGCGGGCCTAG
- a CDS encoding ABC transporter permease has product MLSLLHLALRNLFAHRERALLLLGVAAAAGGVIVSVSALSAGVAAAQREAVTTFLSGDLNVGGFFKVHPDSIAPVMGDAAKVRAVLEPRVPEGCHIRERGRSFALAGAGRRRTSSFLVGMDTTAEHAALGRFRVASGSLESLSRPRTLALSTPQAERLQVKLGDIVTLFAQPVGGGRRNALDVEVVAITEKAGLLGESAGLLVSNETLRELDGYRPGSAGVLQLVCGDAPVDVDTLGDSLRTALRGAGFHVLPASNESYGDKQMPLLREGWRGQRLDVSTWEDESSFLSFVTLGLAALAVVVSAVVLVLVVMGLFVALNVAVRERTREIGTLRAMGMHRRGVVALFMMEGLLLGLVGSGVGAALASGLCLVLGGSVRLPDEISNLFFSGTLPLSPSLGLGVLSVVLVTLGAGLATIVPAARAASLTPRSAMEAL; this is encoded by the coding sequence ATGCTCTCCCTCCTGCACCTCGCGCTGCGCAACCTCTTCGCCCACCGTGAGCGGGCGCTGCTCCTGCTGGGCGTCGCCGCCGCGGCGGGGGGCGTCATCGTCTCCGTGTCGGCCCTGTCGGCGGGTGTGGCCGCGGCCCAGCGCGAGGCCGTCACCACCTTCCTGTCGGGCGACCTCAACGTCGGCGGCTTCTTCAAGGTCCACCCGGACTCCATCGCGCCGGTGATGGGGGACGCCGCGAAGGTGCGCGCGGTGCTGGAGCCTCGCGTCCCGGAGGGCTGTCACATCCGGGAGCGCGGGCGCAGCTTCGCGCTGGCGGGCGCGGGCCGCCGCCGCACGAGCTCCTTCCTGGTGGGCATGGACACCACCGCGGAGCACGCGGCGCTGGGGCGCTTCCGCGTGGCGTCCGGCAGCCTGGAGTCGTTGTCGCGCCCCCGCACGCTCGCGTTGTCCACGCCGCAGGCCGAGCGGCTCCAGGTCAAGCTGGGAGACATCGTCACGCTCTTCGCCCAGCCCGTGGGGGGAGGCCGGCGCAACGCGCTGGATGTGGAGGTGGTGGCCATCACCGAGAAGGCGGGTCTGCTGGGAGAGTCCGCGGGCCTGCTCGTCTCCAACGAGACGCTGCGGGAGCTGGACGGCTACCGGCCTGGCTCCGCGGGCGTGTTGCAGCTGGTGTGCGGCGACGCGCCGGTGGACGTGGACACGCTGGGGGATTCGCTGCGCACCGCGCTGCGCGGCGCGGGCTTCCATGTGCTCCCCGCCTCGAACGAGTCCTACGGGGACAAGCAGATGCCCCTCTTGCGCGAGGGCTGGCGGGGACAGCGGCTGGATGTCAGCACGTGGGAGGACGAGTCCTCCTTCCTGTCCTTCGTCACCCTGGGCCTGGCGGCGCTGGCGGTGGTGGTGAGCGCGGTGGTGCTGGTGCTGGTGGTGATGGGGCTCTTCGTCGCGCTCAACGTCGCGGTGCGCGAGCGCACCCGGGAGATTGGCACGCTGCGCGCCATGGGGATGCATCGCCGGGGGGTGGTGGCCCTCTTCATGATGGAGGGGCTGCTGCTGGGCCTGGTGGGCTCGGGGGTGGGGGCCGCGCTCGCCTCGGGCCTGTGTCTGGTGTTGGGGGGCTCGGTGCGCCTGCCGGATGAGATTTCCAACCTGTTCTTCAGTGGCACGTTGCCCCTGTCTCCCAGCCTGGGGCTGGGGGTGCTCTCGGTGGTGCTGGTCACCCTGGGGGCGGGGCTGGCCACGATTGTCCCGGCGGCGCGAGCCGCTTCGCTGACCCCGCGGTCCGCCATGGAGGCCCTGTGA
- a CDS encoding FtsX-like permease family protein translates to MTLLSLALQSVVARPRSWVVALLALGTALVLTLGFALVAGIAEGTQRSVIESGAGHFLVYNAQSTETPVVVTGPAGAPVLMPLPHYPTTEARVRETPGVRDVVPLEVGMAVTFRGNYLDEKLSTARAVARQDASSERDARLARLATDLERTLREVARDADQGAEAFLSADEAQVDRRALDEAMTPAFWERFKAQPLEVLEYLENHVARQVGEGESIDIEYLGSDLEQFARAFPRFELVTGSLPPPGQRGLLLGHGLYEQRFKLPVAARLDELKAELDRGGLLAEDERLRTLVERAVAELPDLLARLDMERSDAAVAVLAQRLGHPGDAEALWREFLTLDDANFAERHKVFYGELAPLLPLYRVKPGDTVVLKGMDSLVNGVPLKVWGTYRFRGLGGDASRVNTLSLMDLVSARYLSGRLSPEMVEEAKRDAQALGLEFLAEAEVDVLKPATVVEVESPLKPTTEVFEFTRARAWPESFTEAELREGSVLQAAVMVAPDADPRAVADALVQRTASAPAPLKTVDWEAAGGFISGVVGMTHVVLFALSAMLCLFVVLVSAGTLLLLAQERVGEVGTMRAVGMQRREVFASLLAEGVLLGGMGAGVGLSLAVALLLGTMANGISVTNESLQFFMGGPVLMPRFSVGQGLGVWLGVVAVVVAASLVPAWRGSAVTPAVAMQKRED, encoded by the coding sequence GTGACGTTGCTGTCGTTGGCGCTTCAGAGTGTCGTGGCCCGGCCTCGCAGCTGGGTCGTCGCGTTGCTCGCGCTGGGGACCGCGCTGGTCCTGACGCTGGGCTTCGCGCTGGTCGCGGGAATCGCGGAGGGCACCCAGCGCAGCGTCATCGAGAGCGGCGCGGGCCACTTCCTCGTCTACAACGCCCAGTCCACCGAGACGCCCGTCGTGGTGACGGGCCCGGCGGGCGCACCCGTGCTGATGCCCCTGCCGCACTACCCGACCACCGAGGCCCGCGTGCGCGAGACACCGGGCGTGCGCGACGTGGTGCCGCTGGAAGTGGGCATGGCCGTCACGTTCCGGGGCAACTACCTGGACGAGAAGTTGTCCACCGCGCGCGCCGTGGCGCGGCAGGACGCTTCCTCGGAGCGCGACGCCCGGCTGGCGCGGCTGGCGACGGACTTGGAGCGCACGCTGCGTGAGGTGGCGCGCGACGCGGACCAGGGGGCGGAGGCCTTCCTCTCCGCCGACGAGGCGCAGGTGGACCGGCGCGCCCTGGACGAGGCGATGACCCCCGCCTTCTGGGAGCGGTTCAAGGCGCAGCCGCTCGAGGTGCTCGAGTACCTCGAGAACCACGTCGCGCGGCAGGTGGGCGAGGGTGAGTCCATCGACATCGAGTACCTGGGCAGCGACCTGGAGCAGTTCGCCCGGGCCTTCCCCCGCTTCGAGCTGGTGACGGGCTCGCTGCCTCCGCCGGGGCAGCGGGGGCTGTTGTTGGGACATGGCCTCTACGAGCAGCGCTTCAAGCTGCCCGTGGCCGCGCGGCTGGACGAGCTGAAGGCGGAGTTGGACCGAGGAGGCCTGCTCGCGGAGGATGAGCGGCTGCGCACGCTGGTGGAGCGCGCCGTGGCGGAGCTGCCGGACCTGCTGGCGCGGCTGGACATGGAGCGGTCCGACGCGGCCGTCGCGGTGCTGGCCCAGCGGTTGGGGCACCCGGGTGACGCGGAGGCGTTGTGGCGGGAGTTCCTGACGTTGGACGACGCCAACTTCGCCGAACGCCACAAGGTCTTCTACGGCGAGCTGGCGCCGCTGCTGCCGCTGTACCGCGTGAAGCCCGGGGACACGGTGGTGCTCAAGGGGATGGACTCGCTCGTCAACGGCGTGCCGCTGAAGGTGTGGGGCACGTACCGCTTCCGGGGGCTTGGAGGGGACGCCAGCCGCGTCAACACGCTCAGCTTGATGGACCTGGTCAGCGCCCGCTACCTGTCCGGCCGGCTGTCACCCGAGATGGTGGAGGAGGCGAAGCGCGACGCCCAGGCGCTGGGCCTGGAGTTCCTGGCGGAGGCGGAGGTGGACGTGCTCAAGCCCGCCACCGTGGTGGAGGTGGAGTCGCCGCTCAAGCCCACCACGGAGGTGTTCGAGTTCACCCGGGCGCGCGCCTGGCCGGAGTCGTTCACCGAGGCGGAGCTGCGCGAGGGCAGCGTGCTCCAGGCCGCGGTGATGGTGGCGCCGGACGCGGACCCGCGGGCGGTGGCGGATGCGCTCGTCCAGCGCACGGCGAGCGCCCCCGCGCCGCTGAAGACGGTGGACTGGGAGGCCGCGGGCGGCTTCATCAGCGGGGTGGTGGGGATGACACACGTGGTGCTGTTCGCGCTGTCCGCGATGTTGTGTCTGTTCGTGGTGCTCGTCAGCGCCGGCACGCTGTTGTTGCTCGCGCAGGAGCGCGTGGGAGAGGTCGGGACGATGCGTGCGGTGGGGATGCAGCGCAGGGAGGTGTTCGCCTCGCTCCTCGCGGAAGGGGTGTTGTTGGGCGGGATGGGAGCGGGCGTGGGGTTGTCGCTCGCGGTGGCGCTGTTGCTCGGGACGATGGCGAACGGAATCTCCGTCACGAACGAGTCGCTCCAGTTCTTCATGGGCGGGCCGGTGTTGATGCCCCGCTTCTCCGTGGGGCAGGGCCTGGGGGTGTGGCTGGGCGTGGTGGCGGTGGTGGTGGCCGCCTCGCTGGTGCCCGCGTGGCGCGGCAGCGCGGTGACGCCCGCGGTGGCGATGCAGAAGAGGGAGGACTGA